ATGTCTAATGTAGACATATGCTAAAGGATAATTCTAAATGAAATAAGTgtctattaaattaaatatatccaATGTATCGAACAAGATAAACATTTATTTGGGGATACAATGCTTGAAGTAAATTCTGTCTAAACGAAAGTAGTGTTTGATACAATAGAAACATAATCCATGTAAACGCTAAGTTGAACTTTGATGCTTAAGATTCAATATACAGACGTGGTAAGCCACTAAGCGTCTGACAAAACAAATTATCTAAGATATCAGCATAATGTGTTAAACaccataaaaagatatataattatctGATATCTCAAATGTGTCCAAGACATAAGACATAAAAAGCGTCAAACGCTATAAAACTCCTAACAGAGTGTCTAATCACCATACTTCttgaacaaaataataaagcatTTGAACGTCAAGCTTTGTTAAGCATTATTAAGCGCTATACCTTAGCTTAGACGACCTTATGAAATAAGAGcttaaaatatcatatcatcTAGGTACAACATATCAAATGCTTTTCCTTCAAACAAGGTTATTATCAAACGGTGCTAACATATGCTAAAGTGTTTTAAAAATGCAACGTGTTATATGATCATCAatgtttaaaacaattaatgacTGTACGAAAAAGTCTTTCCTTGCTTGCATGCTTCGCTCTTATTTTTTGTGCAGGTAATATTAACAATAAGCTTTATTTAGAAATGTTGCACAAAAGATAGAAAGACATTGAGAGATAAGAAGACATTCATAGAATATTTCTTCAAAGTCTTTAGATTTGGAAGACCGTAAAAGCTACTCATGAATGAAAGCCCTGATAAAGCAATGCCACCTTGCAATGTAAACCCGAGTCGGATCAGTTACCTGAAAAGGACTATCTAAAGTCAACTTTACGTCCAAGGATCATCTCAGAAGAAGGTTATATTAAGAAGTTTCACAGATGAGAAGACATTGAAGTTGAAGAAGGtggaaataaaagagagaaaaaggagagagagAACATATACAAGAAAGATAATTGAATACTAGCTCTAGTCTATCTCAAAGCTTATATCAATTGACGCTCTTCAATCTAAGAGAAAAAAACTATACAAGTTCACATATTGTATTGTATTGCATTGATCCTATGTTTTGAGAGTTACTTAAATTTGTACTTGTaatcaaacactgattgtgtTTGTATATtgtgaagagaattaaaacacttgtattGAGTTAAACATACTAGTCATGATTGACTAGGGGAACTAGAAGTGGTTCATAATACTTGTATACTATGAGTTGTCAGAATACTTGGATACCAAGAGTGATTAAACTCAGACTAGTCAGGATTAACTAGGGGAACCAAGAGTGATTGGAATACTTAAGGAATCGGGACTGATTATAATACTCAAAAACTATAAGTGGTTGATAATAGTACTATGAGTAATTTGTACTCATTTATAATCTTAGATAAGATTAATAGAACCTCTTAAGAGTTCTTGAAAAAGACTCGATATAACTCACATTGAATGAATTAGTATATAAATACTTGGGTTATAATTTCCCTTATTTGAAAGATTTTCCTAAAatgttttattgaaaacacaaatATCTAACCGCTATtgcaataattattaaatattaatttgtaaaaaaaataaaaatactattcaAATCCTCCCCTTTTCATTGCTTTTCCTATAATTCATTTACCTCTTCCAATCTATTATTCTTTATgtttatatctaaattaaatttcaatacatATTTGATGCAAATAAGTtgttaatatgattaaaaataatcttatatgACAGTTTAAAGCAGTCACGGtaaataaaatctatataacttacatatataaaaacatttatctaataatataatttacacagattaaaatatttatttattacaaattttaattatataaaattcaacCGTTATGTTGTGCAATTCAATGCATAATAGTTTAGAAGATAAAATCTAAATCTATTTAACTGCAGCTCTGTCCGACATGGAAAAACTTCTAGAAAAGAAATCAGTATGCTTTTCACAATCTTAAGGAATATGAATGAGTTCTAATTCACACGTCCTTTCATGGATCACTTGAGATGGAAATCAAATAACAAGAATGGAGCATCTGGAGGAACACAATCCTCAAATCACCTCAAAATAATGGCCTAccaagaaaaaaggaaggggaaaaaaataactttacaaTTATGTCAAACACAAAGTGGCATATCTTACAATATATTGGAACCACCACATAGCAATTCGCTACTATCCGAAACAGCCATAAACCTAAACACAAACGGGGTAGCATTTGGCTAAGCTCTGCTCTGGTGTATATATATAGGCCAACAGAAAGAGAAGAAATGCTGGCACAAATCAGAAGGCAATCTGAACTATGAACTCTCACATTATGATGCAATTACACTTTGATTCAAGCTTATTAGGGGGCTTCATGCTGTCTACCTTGTTAGGAAGCCCAACATTTCGTATCAAAGACTCATCAGTATTCTCATCATTCTCAGTCTTGGAAGGGGATTCTGATTTTACATCAGTTTCTACCTTCTTAGGCCTGGCCTTCTGAGGTTTCATAGCACGCTTGCGGGCAATCTGGCTGCGCGTGTCCTTTATATTGGAATTGGGTTTCCCCAATATAGTCACTGTCGGCTCAGAACCTTCCAATGGTTCTGAGTGTTCCTTTTCCATTGAAATCGTTGCAGCTTTATATGCAAGATCATGGATGATAGAACTGCAGAAAAGTATAGTATCTGTTGCCTCTTCAAGTGTCAAGCTTCTGGTGTGAACACCGTCTTGACACTCCACCGTAACTGTGGATCCTTCTGGGAAATAGCATTAGAAATCTGTCAGAAATTTTCCGAGTACtaatattttctccaaaataaagGTTCAGCAGATAAATTAGATTACAAGCGCCAAAAACCATGTACGTTGAGAAACTTTCTGGTACTCCCCAACTAGTAATGAAGTATTTGTTCAGATTTCAGAAAGCTCGTAGAAAAATATTACAGAATACACCCACGCTATAAGTTGCGTGAAACATTCCTGCTATCAAGTTCCTCAAGAGCAGCGGTTATGAAAgcataaaatagaattttttttttattaaaaaaattacctcGGGGTTGCATAGGAAATTTTGGGGAGTGCATTTGTTACactttgtaataaaaaattttcacttttgaaTCCAAAACACAAAAGTTAATCCAAAACACAAATCTTCAGGCAAATTGGAAACTGCGCTATTAAATTGCTGCAGACAACCACTCCTAACATATCAGGCACATCAATTCAGATTATTATCATTAGTAAAAAAATGTCAAGAAACAACCTTCCAAAGTATATACTAACTCTATCTGTTAGAAAACAAGaccatgaaatttatttatctaaagtTTACATATGACAAACTATGAGCTATATACATACACGACTGCATTTGAGACCCGAGAATAATTTAAGTTTGCCAATCTCAAATAGCGTCATACCTATGCCAAGGGAGTACTCGGAGGCATTGAGCTCAGAAACGGAAGCTGCAAGACAATCACCGTAAGAAATTGAAACAGAATTTTCCTGAAAATCATCAACAGGGCACTTTGATACAAGTGATGGATCATCATCCACCACCCCAGTATCATTCTGACAACACTTTTCCCCATCTATTTCTGATTCTTCAATTGTAGAAGTACTGGTAGTTACCAGAGCATCCAGTCCATCAACATTAGAGTTCTCCATATCTTTTTTCTCATCAAAAGATGACTCTGCATCCTGAACTGATGTGTCGGTCACACCGCCAACATTATTCAGATGGTCTTCAATTCTATTACTTAAAATACAGTTTTCATGATTTGGAAATGATGCCACTGAATTGTGATCAGACGGAACACCAGTAGCCGGGCTTATTAATACTGGGATACAAGCATCAGCTGTTCTACTACGATCGTGGTATTCAAGATTATCTTCCTTGACAACAATGGAACTCATAGAAGAAGAATCAATCACATCTGTCACTGTATTTTCGGAAGCTTGCATTTCTCGCACATATTGGGGTATCTCCTCTAGGTTGCTGCATTCAGTATTGCCAGATGAAGTTTCTTGCCTAGTAAAACCTAATCCATGGTATGAATGGGTTGACGTTCCAGAAAAAGATGAACCAGGGCTTGGAGGCCTGATCCTAACGTCATATCCATAGTCTACATCCAATTTTCTGCCACTTGACTGCCTTTGGACACGAAAATCAGAATGTCTTGTTGAGCTGAAATCAACAGATGATGAGGTAGAATAGCTGCTACGCCCCGTTGAACTTCTAATACTGTTAATGCTGTTTCTTGCAAAGGACAGGTCATCATAAGATAGTGTTGTGGCGGTAAAAGTCCTGCCCTGAATTACAGGTCCTTTGCTACTGCTTGACCTTTTCAGTAGTACAGAGATGCCAGTGCCTTCCAAGAGGTCAACTTTCAAAATTGAGCGGTCTTTGGAAAGAGACAACTGCTGATCCCCGGAATGATTATCAGACTTCTTGTAATCAACCCCTGACTGGTCCACCGCTAGCTGATTAGTAGACATCTGCTCATTTCTCTCCAATGAACATGAGAGAGGATTTTGTTGCCAGTGGTCCCAAATATATTCACTGGGAAAAGTTTGATTTTCCTCTGCATCTGGTTCTCCAAGGGGAAACCTCACGTTACCCACATTATTCTCTTGAGACAGTCTAGACTCAACAGCTAGTTGGTCTGTTTCATGTGATGGTTTTTCTTCTGTAGGAATGCTTGTGGAATTCACTGAATTGTCATTGGAAACTGCCAAAGTAGCCTCCGGGATGATATGTCTCAACAATGTGGTTTTCCTGCTGCATTCTTGACATAGTCTAAGATTCTTCTCAGTTTGATCAGTGGCCTCCAGAGGACAACCACAATTAGAACAGATTTCTGTATTCTCAAAAGCACCAGTTTCAGAAATGGCAACTATGGCCTGGGAAGTTTCAAAACTTTCACTGAATTCTTTGTCAATACCATGATAAACAAAAGTTTCAGATTCAGTGGGACCTAAACCAATAGTAGGACCTATAGTTTTATTGTGCAGGACATCAACTGATTCATCATTGATCTCATGCTCaatatttgcatttaatacatcaattttatcaaaagaaaatacTTCTTCATGAATGTCAGCATATACTATCTTTTCACTTTCACTGGCCACATCTTCTTGATTGTGGTCACTCCCTTCAGTATCTGGGGCAAAACTTGTACCATGATCAGAGCTTGCATTGCTGCTTGTTGTGACAGAGGAGTTCCTAGATACCAGGGATCGTTGGGCAGAATTTGCTTTTCCAACATAAAAGGTTGTACTTGGCACACTTGACAAGAGAGGCCTGAACATGTTCTGAGGACTTTTTTTATCCTGGCACAGCAAGGTTGGTTAACAAACAAAGTAAGCAGTTTGGTCCCAAGTTCCCCAACCAACTCTTAAAGACACAAGGGAAAAGATAAGGTCAAAAGGTGAGGGGAGCATGAATGAATGAACAACTCTTTACAACAAAAACTAATTCGTGACTAAGAACAGCAACTGTGTAACTTGGTTATGATAATCCACGTATGGCACTTTTTATATGCAGCACAAAAAACAAGGTTGTTGGTGACTTTGCTGAAGTCATTTGCTTGAATAATAGTCTTATAATGTGTAGCTTAATAACAAACAGAGAGGAAAGAAAACATGCACCAGAAGAACCAAATAAAGCATTGTACCCAAGATTATAgagataaataaatcaaatacgATTGTACTATCCAGGTGACAGGGCTCACCTCAATCCAATCCTACCTAACCAAATCCCAATTGATTCCACACTAACAACCCTGGAAGACCTGGGGAATTGCGTAGCAACAGGGGATTCTAGCCAACAGTCCCTGAGTATAAGGGAAAATACACACATACTTGAAATTGTATCAAAGTTTTGGTCATTAGTAGCCTCGAAAGATCGAAGATGGTTGGCTCGCTCCAAATTCCATTTAAATTGTTATGATTTTTACAAGTATTGAAGCAATGGGGACTACTTTATGTGAGACTAGAGTACCTCATAATACCCAAGTTCCTTTTAAGAATGTTCTAACTTATTAGCATATGTAAAAAGGAAAGTGAATGAAAGAGGAAAATTGTGTGCATGCATATGCAGAGTTGACTGAACATATCTTTTTGTCGAACGAGCATTTTAATATAGACAATTTAggaatatcatattaaaaacagCCTATTTAGTTGAAATTACTCAACGAACTATAAAATGATTGAGAAAGTAAGTCGAGATTAAGCAAAAAAAATACCATTTGCCGGAGAGCAGAATCAAAAGATCTTTTAGGAGCAGAACTTGGGGACACCATCCTGGCTGGCTTCTTGGAAAATGAGGGAGATTTGCTGTTTGAAAATGAACCACCCCTTCTTGAACCAAATCGGTCTAGACTACCCACAGGGATGGACTGAAGAGAATCCAGATCATCATCACCAGAAGATATGACAGAACCTTTGCTGCGTGAACTAAATTGATCTCGATCATGACTATTAATATAACTGCTGCTCCTGGAAGGTGTGGGAGACATTGATTGCCTACCTAATTTAGAAGTAGAGTCCCTACTATTTCTGGATGCTGGGGAGGAACCCCTCACATATGATGCCGGCCGATCAGCCAAAGATGTCCGGAGATTAGGAGGAGCTTCGGAAGAGAAACCAGGAATATTAGTTTGCCATGCTCTTATCTTTGGTGAAGCGGAGTTTCCACGGCTTGTTTTAACAGGGGAAGTTCCCCTAATCCCAGATGAGACAGCAGGACTACCGGAGCCAGTGCTGATTCGCCGAGGAGTAGGAGTAGAGGACCTAGAAACAGTTGTTGCAGGCTTTGTTGGAGGTGGAGATGGTCTTCTTGTTGGAGTAGCCTGTCTAATAACTTGAGTTGGGCTAGAATTTGGCGTCAATGAAGACCTTCCTCTGGATTGCAATGTGTTATTCCCAGATCGAGGAGATGAGCTTAAGCGATTAGGGCTTGCACTACCCCTACTGCTTTTGTAACTTCTCTCCATCTGAAAGAGTCCAACAAAAGGTGGATAGTGAGTAAACACTTTTCATACAGAGAAGAAAATGTTAGGATTTTAATTCAAGAGGTAATCGTGCACAAAACAGATTTGAAAGCACACCGTAGATGATCTTGATATGGAAATGGGTTTACTCCTAGGCCTTCCTCTGCTCACAACATTTATTTCTGCTGGTTCATCATCTAGTGAAGGAAACAGTGGAGTGTCCGGTGGTGTCAACAACCTTTAAACGAATAAAACAGAAATGCAGCATCAGTAAAGTAATATGCACATCTAATTCTAAACCTTCGGAAAAAAGGGGTTTTGAATTATTCATCAAACTATTAGTGTGAAAGAAACACAATTGCAAAAATTtggaattgaaatataaaatttgatcaTACCACATCATTTAACATAGTAAGATTCAAAAAACAGAAAAGACTACAAACCAATCATAGTCATTCTTGTCACCATCTACATTAAGCAATTCACT
This genomic stretch from Vigna radiata var. radiata cultivar VC1973A chromosome 7, Vradiata_ver6, whole genome shotgun sequence harbors:
- the LOC106766707 gene encoding uncharacterized protein LOC106766707 — encoded protein: MPPSPAFRCSPGREPRSDSHKRGRSLESGLHLREKDDDLALFSEMQSREKESFLLQPSDDLEDSFSQKLRYFSDIKLGISIPGRGETSELLNVDGDKNDYDWLLTPPDTPLFPSLDDEPAEINVVSRGRPRSKPISISRSSTMERSYKSSRGSASPNRLSSSPRSGNNTLQSRGRSSLTPNSSPTQVIRQATPTRRPSPPPTKPATTVSRSSTPTPRRISTGSGSPAVSSGIRGTSPVKTSRGNSASPKIRAWQTNIPGFSSEAPPNLRTSLADRPASYVRGSSPASRNSRDSTSKLGRQSMSPTPSRSSSYINSHDRDQFSSRSKGSVISSGDDDLDSLQSIPVGSLDRFGSRRGGSFSNSKSPSFSKKPARMVSPSSAPKRSFDSALRQMDKKSPQNMFRPLLSSVPSTTFYVGKANSAQRSLVSRNSSVTTSSNASSDHGTSFAPDTEGSDHNQEDVASESEKIVYADIHEEVFSFDKIDVLNANIEHEINDESVDVLHNKTIGPTIGLGPTESETFVYHGIDKEFSESFETSQAIVAISETGAFENTEICSNCGCPLEATDQTEKNLRLCQECSRKTTLLRHIIPEATLAVSNDNSVNSTSIPTEEKPSHETDQLAVESRLSQENNVGNVRFPLGEPDAEENQTFPSEYIWDHWQQNPLSCSLERNEQMSTNQLAVDQSGVDYKKSDNHSGDQQLSLSKDRSILKVDLLEGTGISVLLKRSSSSKGPVIQGRTFTATTLSYDDLSFARNSINSIRSSTGRSSYSTSSSVDFSSTRHSDFRVQRQSSGRKLDVDYGYDVRIRPPSPGSSFSGTSTHSYHGLGFTRQETSSGNTECSNLEEIPQYVREMQASENTVTDVIDSSSMSSIVVKEDNLEYHDRSRTADACIPVLISPATGVPSDHNSVASFPNHENCILSNRIEDHLNNVGGVTDTSVQDAESSFDEKKDMENSNVDGLDALVTTSTSTIEESEIDGEKCCQNDTGVVDDDPSLVSKCPVDDFQENSVSISYGDCLAASVSELNASEYSLGIEGSTVTVECQDGVHTRSLTLEEATDTILFCSSIIHDLAYKAATISMEKEHSEPLEGSEPTVTILGKPNSNIKDTRSQIARKRAMKPQKARPKKVETDVKSESPSKTENDENTDESLIRNVGLPNKVDSMKPPNKLESKCNCIIM